One Stigmatopora argus isolate UIUO_Sarg chromosome 20, RoL_Sarg_1.0, whole genome shotgun sequence genomic region harbors:
- the LOC144065616 gene encoding uncharacterized protein LOC144065616 has translation MSGRTTPVAAKFQKELYGVKEDLSCHQHSIVCKMMQAKVVLHKLEVFRNDLSAYEHESVDLEGQVELPQIKEEEPEFPQQQMGDEQLPIKKEEDDSTWSLGEFVKRENVRGVASGGAEPANTTTWPLIKKEEPEFPQQCKREEQPPIKNEECVKWSTGEPFKSEDYLGVANRGAELLSGSSTDGWRAENLIAPLSDDNNLLFDDDDVEDVKKNRSGDNFCKCFQCGKTFGKKSSLKTHMRSHTGAKPLSCTVCGKTFTQKGHLISHARTHTGEKPFSCSVCGKTFTEKGNVKIHTSTHTGEKPFSCSVCGKAFSHKQVLQIHSRTHTGEKPFSCSFCGQRFTRKADLIRHARTHTGEKTFSCSVCCQRFTRKGSLISHARTHG, from the exons atgtctgggagaacgacgccggttgcggcaaagtttcagaaggaactttatggcgtgaaagaggatctctcatgtcatcaacattctattgtttgcaaaatgatgcaagctaaagttgttcttcacaaactCGAAG ttttcagaaatgatcttagTGCTTATGAGcatgagtctgttgaccttgaagggcaagtcgagctcccccaaatcaaagaggaggagccagagttccctcaacaacaaatgggagatgagcaacttccaatcaaaaaggaggaagatgattccacctggtcacttggtgagttcgtgaagagggaaaatgttcggggcgtggccagcggaggggcggagcctgcaaacaccacaacatggcccctaattaaaaaggaggagccagagttccctcaacagtgcaaaagagaagagcaacctccaatcaaaaatgaggaatgtgtcaaatggtcaactggtgagcctttcaagagtgaagattatctgggcgtggccaacagaggggcggagcttctgagcggcagctcaacagatggatggcgagcagaaaatttaattgctcctttatcagatgacaacaacttgctttttgacgatgatgatgttgaagatgttaagaaaaatcgcaGTGGCGACAAtttctgcaaatgctttcagtgtgggaaaacttttgggaaaaagtcttctttgaaaacgcatatgaggagccacactggggcgAAACCcctatcatgtacagtttgtggtaaaacatttacacagaagggacacttaattagtcatgcaagaacacacacaggcgaaaaaccattttcgtgttcagtttgtggtaaaacatttacagagaagggaaatgtaaaaatacacacaagcacccacactggtgaaaaaccattttcgtgttcagtttgcggtaaagccttttctcataagcaagttttacaaatacactcaagaacacacacaggtgaaaagccattttcgtgttcattttgtggtcaaagattcacacggaaggcagACTTAAttcgtcatgcaagaacacacacaggtgaaaaaacattttcgtgttcagtttgttgtcaaagattcacacggaagggaagcttaattagtcatgcaagaacacacgggtga